A region from the Microbispora sp. ZYX-F-249 genome encodes:
- a CDS encoding M48 family metallopeptidase — protein MRDMTTPDRNRVQLTGISSRAYEHPADRSALVAMRSLSGFDAVLKRTSGLFSERRLRLMFLASAVRTTDTQFRALHDIGRDSAYILDLHKIPEIYVQQDPKAYAMAIGFDEPFIIVSTGLLDLMDDEELRFVIGHETSHILSGHAVYGTMLAILTRLATRVAWIPLGYIGLRVIVAALEEWQRKAEMSADRGGLLAGQDPDAALRALMKLAGGSRLHEMNIEAFLDQAREYDTAGDVRDGLLKVLNMLGTTHPFAVTRVAELDRWRRSGEYERIIAGDYPRREDDANAKITEEIKAAANSYRESWAQSQDPFIGVLRDVAEGAVNAGERIFNRFARREN, from the coding sequence ATGCGGGACATGACCACTCCCGATCGCAATCGCGTGCAGCTGACCGGCATCAGCTCACGAGCCTACGAACATCCCGCCGACCGTTCCGCCCTGGTCGCGATGCGTTCGCTGTCCGGGTTCGACGCGGTGCTCAAGCGCACGTCCGGCCTGTTCAGCGAGCGCCGGCTCCGCCTGATGTTCCTGGCCTCCGCGGTGCGCACCACCGACACCCAGTTCCGCGCCCTGCACGACATCGGCCGCGACAGCGCCTACATCCTCGACCTGCACAAGATCCCCGAGATCTACGTGCAGCAGGACCCGAAGGCGTACGCGATGGCGATCGGTTTCGACGAGCCGTTCATCATCGTCTCGACGGGGCTGCTCGACCTGATGGACGACGAGGAGCTGCGCTTCGTCATCGGCCACGAGACCTCGCACATCCTGTCGGGTCACGCCGTCTACGGCACGATGCTCGCGATCCTGACCCGCCTGGCCACGCGGGTCGCCTGGATCCCGCTCGGCTACATCGGCCTTCGGGTCATCGTCGCCGCCCTGGAGGAATGGCAGCGCAAGGCGGAGATGTCCGCCGACCGCGGCGGCCTGCTCGCCGGGCAGGACCCCGACGCCGCGCTGCGGGCGCTCATGAAGCTCGCCGGCGGCTCGCGCCTGCACGAGATGAACATCGAGGCGTTCCTCGACCAGGCCAGGGAGTACGACACCGCCGGCGACGTGCGGGACGGTCTGCTGAAGGTCCTCAACATGCTCGGCACCACCCACCCCTTCGCGGTGACCCGGGTCGCCGAGCTCGACCGGTGGCGTCGCAGCGGCGAGTACGAGCGCATCATCGCGGGCGACTACCCCCGGCGGGAGGACGACGCCAACGCCAAGATCACCGAAGAGATCAAGGCGGCGGCCAACTCCTACCGCGAGTCCTGGGCCCAGTCGCAGGACCCGTTCATCGGCGTGCTGCGCGACGTCGCCGAGGGCGCGGTCAACGCCGGCGAGCGTATCTTCAACCGCTTCGCCCGCCGCGAGAACTGA